The following proteins are co-located in the Candidatus Omnitrophota bacterium genome:
- the metG gene encoding methionine--tRNA ligase, which translates to MKTESKNMKNKFYITTPLYYVNSKPHIGHSYTTVACDAVSRFMRLSGRDVFFMTGTDEHGEKIEKATLARGFKQGEEQKFVDEIVPIFKDLWKRLGIEYDYFIRTTDDYHVKAVQAFFTKLYQDDKIYKKDYNGWFCVPCETFWSETQAPGGVCPDCKRPAEKLDESNYFFKMSEYQDWLIDHINKNPDFIKPVFRKNEVMGFLKEPLLDLCISRPKSRMSWGIELPFDKNYVAYVWFDALINYISGIGYPGDTERFNKYWPADYHVMAKDILRHHAVYWPIMLKAAGIEPPKTIIAHGWWVFKGEKMSKSRGNVVDPFEFISHYGVDAYRYFLLREIAFGMDGAFSEEAFITRYNSDLANDLGNLLSRTLSMVEKYFEGKIPDAGSGAGLAVRGGELKEKALLLGDELEKALPDFDFVGALTKVWEVINIANKYIEDSKPWNLAKEKRVEELATMMRTLLEILRIISIAIAPVMPGTAKEIRSQLGISDPGNAKFAEIREWGGLITGTAISKSNPLFPRIETKKK; encoded by the coding sequence ATAAAAACGGAATCGAAAAACATGAAAAATAAGTTTTATATAACGACGCCGTTGTATTATGTCAATTCCAAACCCCACATCGGGCATTCGTACACGACTGTTGCCTGTGATGCCGTTTCAAGGTTCATGAGGCTTTCCGGCCGGGACGTATTTTTCATGACCGGAACGGACGAGCACGGCGAAAAAATAGAGAAGGCGACCCTCGCGCGCGGTTTTAAGCAGGGCGAGGAACAGAAGTTCGTCGACGAGATAGTTCCCATCTTCAAAGATTTGTGGAAGCGGCTCGGCATAGAATACGACTACTTTATAAGAACGACCGACGATTATCATGTGAAGGCGGTGCAGGCGTTTTTTACGAAATTATATCAGGACGATAAAATATATAAGAAAGACTATAACGGGTGGTTCTGCGTGCCCTGCGAAACGTTCTGGTCGGAAACGCAGGCGCCCGGCGGCGTGTGCCCCGACTGCAAGCGGCCCGCGGAAAAGCTCGACGAGTCGAACTATTTCTTTAAAATGTCCGAGTACCAGGATTGGCTCATAGACCATATAAACAAGAACCCCGATTTCATAAAACCGGTATTCAGAAAAAATGAGGTGATGGGATTTTTAAAAGAACCTCTCTTAGATCTTTGTATATCGCGTCCGAAGAGCAGGATGAGCTGGGGCATAGAATTGCCTTTCGATAAAAACTATGTGGCGTATGTATGGTTCGACGCGCTCATAAACTATATATCGGGCATCGGATACCCCGGCGATACGGAGAGATTCAATAAATACTGGCCCGCGGATTATCACGTGATGGCGAAGGACATACTGCGCCATCATGCCGTTTACTGGCCCATAATGCTTAAGGCCGCCGGCATCGAGCCGCCGAAAACTATAATCGCTCACGGGTGGTGGGTGTTCAAGGGCGAGAAGATGTCGAAGTCGAGGGGTAATGTCGTGGATCCGTTTGAGTTTATCTCCCATTACGGCGTCGATGCTTACAGGTATTTTCTTCTGCGCGAAATCGCTTTTGGTATGGACGGCGCGTTCAGTGAAGAGGCGTTCATCACGCGATATAATAGCGATCTTGCCAACGATCTCGGCAATCTTTTAAGCCGAACCCTTTCGATGGTGGAGAAATATTTTGAGGGGAAGATCCCGGATGCGGGTAGCGGGGCAGGATTGGCGGTGCGTGGGGGAGAGTTGAAGGAGAAGGCGCTCTTACTTGGAGATGAACTGGAGAAGGCCCTGCCGGACTTCGACTTTGTCGGCGCGCTCACAAAGGTATGGGAAGTCATAAATATCGCGAATAAATATATCGAAGATTCGAAACCGTGGAACCTCGCCAAAGAGAAGAGGGTGGAGGAGCTGGCAACTATGATGCGCACCCTTCTGGAGATCCTGCGGATAATATCTATAGCCATTGCTCCGGTTATGCCCGGCACCGCAAAAGAGATACGCAGTCAGCTCGGAATATCCGATCCCGGCAACGCGAAATTCGCCGAAATACGCGAATGGGGGGGATTGATCACCGGAACCGCAATAAGCAAGTCAAATCCCTTATTCCCCCGTATCGAAACGAAGAAAAAATAG
- a CDS encoding stage 0 sporulation family protein codes for MYEVVQVRLRDAGKITYFSPSGMHFKVGDHVIVEADRGLDYGQVLSETSAILDSDIDEPLKKVIRKANPWDMTQIDKNKKKIREVMDACSRKIQDRKLSMKLIDAEFSFDRSKIIFYFTAEGRVDFRDLVKDLANAFKARIELKQIGVRDEAKILGGLGPCGRALCCATYLKDFEPVTIKMAKEQNLPLNPTKISGLCGRLMCCLGYEHKMYKELMKGLPHVGEQIKTEKGNGKIISVNALKRSVTVELESGTLTEVVYK; via the coding sequence ATGTACGAAGTCGTCCAGGTAAGATTGCGCGATGCGGGCAAGATAACTTATTTCTCACCCAGCGGTATGCATTTTAAAGTGGGCGACCATGTGATAGTCGAGGCCGACCGCGGGCTTGACTATGGGCAGGTGCTTTCCGAGACTTCCGCGATCCTCGATTCGGATATTGATGAGCCATTGAAGAAGGTCATACGGAAAGCGAACCCCTGGGATATGACGCAGATCGATAAGAACAAGAAAAAGATACGCGAAGTTATGGATGCGTGTTCCAGGAAGATACAGGATCGCAAGCTCTCCATGAAGCTTATCGACGCGGAGTTTTCTTTCGACCGGTCCAAGATAATATTCTATTTCACCGCCGAGGGCAGGGTCGATTTCCGGGACTTAGTTAAGGATCTGGCCAACGCTTTCAAGGCGAGAATCGAATTAAAACAGATAGGCGTGCGCGATGAGGCGAAAATATTAGGCGGCCTGGGGCCATGCGGCCGGGCGTTATGTTGCGCTACTTATTTAAAAGACTTCGAACCGGTAACGATAAAGATGGCCAAAGAGCAGAATCTTCCGCTTAATCCTACGAAAATATCGGGATTGTGCGGCCGGCTCATGTGTTGTCTGGGTTACGAGCACAAGATGTATAAAGAGTTAATGAAGGGGCTTCCGCACGTCGGTGAACAGATCAAGACGGAAAAAGGTAATGGTAAAATTATCAGCGTCAATGCCCTGAAGAGATCCGTTACGGTGGAACTCGAGAGCGGGACGCTGACGGAAGTAGTGTACAAATAA
- a CDS encoding DNA polymerase III subunit delta' C-terminal domain-containing protein, whose translation MSFKDIRGHDTAIGFLKNSMAGGKVSQAYMFVGPSGVGKKTAAINFAKALNCLDPKDGNSCDVCIQCRKIDAANHPDVRIFAPAKEEGSFGIDIIRAVIGDINLKPYEARRKVYILDRAEAMRHEAQNALLKTLEEPASDSVLVLIVENADALVSTIRSRAKRVTFSALAPEEAERILIEKHKIEPDNARILSRISSGELGRALKYSKEGFFEKRGRMIDALKEGSFPDSEFEKISKTELRLVLDIILSWYRDLLIAKSSAEGSAGFINSDKAVLIREASKRISFDSLNNIVKRIILTCSFLEQNINPKLAMAALEGSLNLCTKSSR comes from the coding sequence ATGTCATTCAAAGATATAAGAGGGCATGATACAGCGATAGGGTTCCTGAAGAACTCTATGGCCGGCGGCAAGGTGTCGCAGGCATATATGTTCGTAGGTCCGTCAGGGGTAGGCAAAAAGACGGCCGCGATTAATTTCGCGAAGGCGCTCAATTGTCTCGATCCTAAAGACGGCAACTCCTGCGATGTCTGCATACAATGCAGGAAGATAGACGCCGCCAACCACCCGGATGTCCGGATATTCGCTCCGGCAAAAGAAGAAGGCAGTTTCGGTATAGATATCATCAGGGCCGTTATCGGTGATATTAACCTTAAACCTTATGAGGCGCGCCGCAAGGTTTACATACTGGACAGGGCCGAGGCGATGAGGCACGAAGCGCAGAACGCGCTTCTCAAAACATTGGAGGAGCCCGCCTCGGATTCGGTGTTGGTTTTGATAGTTGAAAACGCGGACGCGCTCGTTTCTACGATACGCTCGCGCGCCAAGAGGGTGACTTTCTCGGCTCTCGCGCCCGAAGAGGCTGAACGCATATTGATAGAGAAGCACAAAATAGAGCCGGACAACGCGCGAATATTGTCGCGCATATCCTCGGGCGAGCTCGGTCGCGCGCTCAAATACAGTAAAGAAGGTTTTTTCGAAAAACGCGGCCGGATGATAGATGCGTTAAAAGAAGGCTCGTTCCCGGACTCGGAGTTTGAAAAGATATCCAAAACGGAATTGCGGCTGGTTCTCGATATAATATTGTCGTGGTACAGAGACCTGCTTATCGCCAAATCCTCTGCCGAAGGCAGTGCGGGTTTTATTAATTCCGACAAGGCTGTGCTCATACGCGAAGCATCTAAGCGGATCAGTTTTGATTCATTGAACAACATTGTAAAGCGTATCATACTTACGTGTTCATTCCTCGAACAGAACATCAACCCCAAGCTGGCCATGGCCGCCTTGGAAGGGAGTTTAAATTTATGTACGAAGTCGTCCAGGTAA
- the tmk gene encoding dTMP kinase — MATKNMRFLRQTRKPDSERKRRSKRGIFITFEGPEGCGKSTHSRLICEFLGKQSYDCVLTREPGGTKVGEEIRRILLHSDGVEITDLAELFLFEAARAQIVSEVIKPALARGAIVLCDRFSDATFSYQGYAGGIELEAIAALDKVATGGLKPDLTILLDVDTVTGLSRAKAKGVDRMEKKKLAYHKRVRAGYLKLAKKYPGRIKVVKVRDTIEDTQALVRQEVKKHINRVNRVGNLRGNLRG, encoded by the coding sequence ATGGCGACGAAAAATATGAGGTTCCTCCGGCAAACTCGGAAGCCCGATTCTGAGCGAAAGCGAAGATCGAAGAGGGGCATATTCATAACATTCGAAGGGCCGGAAGGCTGTGGCAAGAGTACGCACTCGCGCCTTATATGCGAATTCCTGGGCAAGCAGTCTTATGATTGCGTGCTTACGCGTGAGCCGGGCGGCACAAAAGTCGGCGAAGAAATACGCCGGATATTACTGCATTCCGACGGGGTGGAGATAACGGATCTCGCGGAGCTCTTTCTTTTTGAGGCGGCGCGCGCCCAGATAGTTTCTGAGGTGATAAAACCTGCGCTTGCGAGAGGCGCTATAGTTTTATGCGACAGGTTCAGCGACGCTACGTTCAGTTATCAGGGGTACGCCGGCGGCATCGAGCTCGAGGCGATAGCCGCGCTCGATAAGGTCGCGACCGGCGGGTTAAAGCCCGACCTTACGATATTGCTCGACGTTGATACGGTCACAGGCTTAAGCCGCGCGAAGGCAAAAGGCGTTGACAGGATGGAGAAGAAGAAGCTCGCTTACCATAAGCGCGTGAGGGCGGGATACCTTAAACTTGCGAAGAAATATCCCGGCAGAATAAAAGTTGTGAAAGTGCGCGACACCATCGAAGATACGCAGGCGCTTGTGCGCCAAGAAGTCAAAAAACACATTAACCGCGTCAACCGCGTAGGTAACCTACGCGGTAACCTACGCGGTTGA
- the cysS gene encoding cysteine--tRNA ligase translates to MKIYNSLTRKKEEFVPITSGRVGIYVCGPTVYDSPHIGHARSAYIFDVVRRYFEYKSYKVEFVRNVTDVDDKIIEKARKSSGAQAPGGDLIEAAKEISKKYLDEYHDDMELLKIRKPDKEPKATEYITKMVKFIELLIEKGAAYVSGGDVYFDIKKAKDYGKLSNQDTARMEAGARVTPGEKKRDALDFALWKSAKAGEPSWPSPWGEGRPGWHIECSAMSSDILGDEFDIHGGGIDLLFPHHENEVAQSEGAGKRFARRWMHNGLLTINAEKMAKSLGNFISIKDFIANYKDPDYLKLLFLNTHYRHPVDYTKEKIGEMKAQKERFLILSEKINRIRDVGRAAQGTGRGEKIKEFEKQFEEAMDDDFNTPLALAVLFDMVTYANKVLQGKEVFTDDETLELTAIRKLISGLGEILGLDLLRSAASSHVSEAEIAKMIGERNKARAAKDFKRSDEIRSELLANGVILEDAKEGTVWRRKI, encoded by the coding sequence AGAAGCGCGTACATATTCGACGTTGTAAGGCGATATTTCGAATACAAAAGTTATAAGGTTGAGTTTGTACGGAACGTTACCGATGTAGACGATAAAATAATAGAAAAAGCCAGAAAATCTTCCGGGGCGCAAGCTCCGGGGGGCGATTTAATAGAGGCGGCAAAAGAAATATCAAAAAAGTATCTCGACGAATATCATGACGATATGGAGCTTTTAAAAATTCGCAAGCCGGACAAGGAGCCGAAGGCGACGGAATACATAACGAAGATGGTGAAGTTCATTGAACTGCTCATTGAAAAAGGCGCGGCATATGTCTCGGGCGGCGATGTGTATTTCGACATAAAGAAAGCGAAAGATTACGGCAAACTGTCGAATCAGGATACGGCCAGGATGGAGGCCGGGGCCAGGGTAACCCCCGGCGAGAAGAAGCGCGACGCGCTCGATTTCGCTTTGTGGAAGTCGGCTAAGGCCGGCGAGCCGTCATGGCCGAGCCCGTGGGGCGAGGGGCGCCCCGGTTGGCACATAGAGTGCTCCGCGATGAGCTCCGACATACTCGGAGATGAGTTCGACATACACGGCGGCGGCATCGACCTTCTATTCCCGCATCACGAGAACGAAGTAGCGCAGTCCGAGGGAGCCGGGAAACGTTTCGCCCGCCGCTGGATGCACAACGGCCTTCTGACGATAAACGCCGAGAAGATGGCGAAATCGCTCGGCAATTTTATATCCATAAAAGATTTTATCGCTAATTACAAAGATCCGGATTATCTAAAACTCCTATTTCTGAATACGCATTACAGACACCCGGTAGATTACACAAAAGAGAAGATAGGCGAGATGAAGGCGCAGAAGGAGCGGTTCCTGATCCTGTCCGAAAAAATCAATAGAATACGCGACGTAGGACGCGCCGCGCAGGGCACAGGACGAGGCGAAAAAATTAAAGAATTCGAGAAACAGTTCGAAGAGGCGATGGACGACGATTTTAATACGCCGCTGGCGTTGGCGGTCTTGTTCGATATGGTTACTTACGCCAATAAGGTCCTGCAGGGTAAAGAGGTTTTTACGGATGATGAGACGCTCGAATTGACCGCCATCCGCAAACTCATATCCGGCCTCGGCGAAATATTGGGACTGGATCTGCTTCGTTCGGCCGCATCCTCTCATGTCTCTGAGGCGGAGATCGCGAAGATGATAGGCGAGAGGAATAAAGCCCGCGCCGCGAAGGATTTTAAGCGCTCGGATGAAATACGTAGCGAGCTTCTCGCTAATGGCGTAATTCTCGAAGACGCCAAAGAAGGCACCGTATGGCGACGAAAAATATGA